The stretch of DNA NNNNNNNNNNNNNNNNNNNNNNNNNNNNNNNNNNNNNNNNNNNNNNNNNNNNNNNNNNNNNNNNNNNNNNNNNNNNNNNNNNNNNNNNNNNNNNNNNNNNNNNNNNNNNNNNNNNNNNNNNNNNNNNNNNNNNNNNNNNNNNNNNNNNNNNNNNNNNNNNNNNNNNNNNNNNNNNNNNNNNNNNNNNNNNNNNNNNNNNNNNNNNNNNNNNNNNNNNNNNNNNNNNNNNNNNNNNNNNNNNNNNNNNNNNNNNNNNNNNNNNNNNNNNNNNNNNNNNNNNNNNNNNNNNNNNNNNNNNNNNNNNNNNNNNNNNNNNNNNNNNNNNNNNNNNNNNNNNNNNNNNNNNNNNNNNNNNNNNNNNNNNNNNNNNNNNNNNNNNNNNNNNNNNNNNNNNNNNNNNNNNNNNNNNNNNNNNNNNNNNNNNNNNNNNNgggccggggccggggccagggccggggccggggccggggccggggccaggACCGCGACCGGAGCCGCAACCGGACCCGGGGCCGGGGCTGGAGCCAGGAccggggctgggggcggggtggACGCCGGGGCCGGGACCGGGACATTAGGCAGCTGCTCCGGCGCCTCCTCGAGGCCGTCGAGGGACTCAGCGGCCGGCTCGAGGGGCGGGCTGACAGCCACCGCGACCGCGACGGGCCGCGGCGCCAGCAGCAGGCGGCAGCGCCCCACCTGCACCGTCTCGCGGTAGAACGCGGGCACCGAGTCGCTGTCCACTTCGGTCCACTGCAGGCGTCCTGGGCCCCGCAGCGGCATGTCCTGCTGGAAGTCGTAATCCCAGCGGTTCTGGTCCTCGGCGTTCAGCTCGGCCAGGCGAGCCTGCAGCTCGCGGCTCAACTCCTCGTGGTCCACTGGCCCGAAGAGGCTGCGGCAGGCGCTGGTGCGCACAAGTACCGGGAAGGTCCCACGGGCGACAAGACGCTCCATCGTGGATGTGCTGCGGAGGGACGCGTCGGACATGGCCAGGGGCTGCGCGAAGGCGGGCAGCGAGAGAGGAGAGGACAGCGAGaagaaggggaaaggagaggaggagagggcgGAGACCGGGTGCAAGGGAGACCCCGCGCCGCCCGACTCTGCGTGTGCGAGGGACGCGGCGGCTACCTGGCTGTCCGGTGGTGGACTCTCCTGCGTCGGGTTCGTCTGTCTCGTTCGGCAGGCAGCCGCGCCCCCTCGATGCCTGCTGGCTCGCTCGCTCGCTCAGACCTGGCTGGCACCCCTCGAGCACAGCGCACTTGGCCTGTGGAACGCCCAGCCCGCCTGCGCCCCCTTTATACGCGCGGGCCCCACCCCCGTGCGCGCGGGCCCGGCCGCGATTAGCATAATGTAGTATTTTCAGTTTCAACAACACGGCGGCGATTGGCGGCCGCCCCGCTGCCCCGCCCCGCCGCGGCCCGGCCCCAGAGCACCGCCCATTGGCCGCGCGCACACCCAccgggggaggggcggggcgcgCGGCCGGGGCGCGCGGCTGATTGGCGGCCGCGGGGCGAGCGCGCTGTAGCAGGGAAAGGGGGCGGTGAACGGGGCGGGGGTGGGAGTTAAAGGGCGCTGCGGGCGGTAACGTGACACCGCGACGCCCCGCCCCCTCGCCCCATCCCCCCCGCAAACCGCCCCCCCCCCGCTCCCGCCCCCCGCCGGCTCCTTTGTCTGCAGGCGGGGGCCTCAGCCCTGCGCGGCAGGGGCCGGGTCCCGGCGGGTCCAGTGTCCGGCCAGGCCCAGCTCGACCCCGGCCCGGTCCGGACCCCGGCGCCCAGCTCCCTCCCGCACTCGCCCCTGGGCCTCCTGCGCCAGCTGACAGGGCTTGGACCCGCCGCTGCCAGCTCGGCCCTGGCCTGCGCCGGATGGGGTCTTCGGCTGCCCCCGCGCGGCCTGCTGCTGCTGGGCTGGTGTCCTTTCGAGGGCTCCGCGCACCTGGAGCCCTCACACACCTGCTGGCCCTAAAGCCCTCGAGTCGGGAGGGAGGACAGGGGTCAGCTCCACTCTTTCCCCGAGGGACCATGTGTGGGACACCTTGAGAGACTCCCACCAGCCCCCTGGAGCTGGAGTCCGAAGCCGCTATCTGCGGAGGCCCACCCTGCCCAGTAGATGGAACAGAGGCTGAGCCCATCATATCAGTGTCCGGGGTCCCAGCCCTTCTCAGCCTTGGGCCAGACCACTCCAGCCCCGGAATCTGCCTGTCCAGGCTAGCTGGAGGCAGTTGTACTGGGTAAAAGTGAAAGATCTGCCCGAGGTCACAGGGGAAGGGGCTGTGAAGGAGCATGCCCCTCCCCCGCCTGCAGCCCTTCCTGGTACAGACCTTGGTcgtgcgcgcacgcacacacacacacacacacacacacacacagtgcttcACCCCAGCCAGGCCAGACCAAGAGAGACCATTATTTCCCGCTGCCTCCCTTTTGACCCACCTACCATAAGGCAGGAAGCCCCCTCCTGAGACCCGGAGCCTCCCGGGTCGGGAGGGGGACTGTCAGACACCTGTTGGAGGGCCCaagacacccccacccccatgaaATGCTGTGACATGCAGATGCAGCTGGGGGAGCAGGGCTAGTCTTCTGGGTCTTGGGGAAGAGAGATCTGAAGTGAGGGGGGCGAACTGGACAGGACAGGGTGTTAACCCAGGAGAGGGGCCAGAGCCACTCTTGGCTCTTGGAAGAACCAAAAGCGACAATTTATGTTGATTTCATATTCTTCTCTGCGCACAGTTTACAAATTTCCCGCAACAAGCACAGATGTCACAGTTTTCATCTTACGAAAACAGAGAAGCTGAAGAAGGTTCCCCAGGCCTTGCGAACCCCTTAAGCAGCGCTCATATCAACTGGCCTGGGGGCAGAAAGAGGCAGAGTCTAGTCTGCTCCATGCCCCTGTGCCACCACCTCCCCAGAGACTAGGAGCAAAGGGCCAGAGTGGGTAGTGACCTAGTAGCGCCTGGATACCCACACTCCAACCATCAGGACTAATTGGCCCCGGTGACACCCCTCAGAGGGTGTAGCTACCATCATCCTGTGTTAGAGAAAACCAGCAGAGACTTCGCGTCAGCCGCTGAGGCCGCACAGCTGGAAGGAAGCAGGCTCGGAACTCCCAGGCTGCCTGGCTTTCTGGTTTGGTTTCCACTTAGGtttcctacttttatttttccactttacCAGCCTAATTACAGAGTCAAACCCAGTGCTGTGGGGACTCCTCTGTCTTGGCTTCATTAGAAGCCCAGAGGTGACCTGCTCTAAGTCTGTCACTCTGAATTTTATCAAGGATGGTACCTAGTAGCTTATTAAACCTGCACATCCCAGGAGCGGGACTGCATTCCCCCAGCCCGAGCCAGGGACACACCTGGAGGAAGGGCACCCCaggagctgggggctgggagtTCCAGGCTCTGAGAGGAGGCCCAATGGGCCCAGAAGCAAGCAAACATCTGTCTGGGCGCGACAATCAGGCTctctttttgtaattaaaaatgtatccaaagcgaaaaaagaaacaaaaggaacaaTATTTGTACACTATGTTGCTGCAGAGAGCAGAACTGGGGAGGGGGTGCTGGTCCCAAGGGGTGGGCTGTGCTGTGCTAGTGCCCCAAATCCTGCAAGCCCAGGAGTAGGGGGGGCCTCTGGGGGGGTCGTGAGTTCCGGACCCTTGTGAGCATGTTCACGTCCTGTCATTCTTGCCCCCAGCCGAGAGAGCAGCAGAGGAAAGGCAGTACATCCACCAGCCTTTGCATTCTCCTCGGAGCACGCAGACATTTTCCTGCTATCTTGCACACAAGTGGGCCGCGGGACCCGTTTTGGCCGGGAACCTTGTCAGGAACTCTACACCACTTCCAGGCGGTCACGTCCAAGCGGCCCAGGCAGTCCTTCTGCGCCCTCTGCTGGCCAGATGGAGGCTCCAGACCCGGCGGGGCCATCAGGAGAGAACAACCAAGCGCCCTCTGCACACTGCATTGCCTGGGTTGGGCACAAACAATGAACTTTTATTGCATCTTAACCCACTAGAAATGTAGGCTTGTCCATCACAGTGGGGTGTTACATACCCTCATGTGTAGGGAAGGCATAGGTAGATTTCAGTTGGccttttacagatcaggaaaccaAGGCTTGAGAAGATTCAAACCTTTCTGcagccgtggctcacacctacaccCTCAATACTTTGGGACACCAGGGCGGGtagctcgcttgagcccaggagttccagacaagcctgggccacatagagaaaccccatctctacagatatttttaaaattagctgggtgcggtggcacgtgcctgtggtcccagctacttgggaggctgaggtgggaggactgcttgagcccaggaggtcaaggctatagtgagccatgatcgtgccactaccctccagcctggatgacagagcgagacaccctCTCAGAAAGAAGAAGACGACGACGACAACTTGCTACACAAGCAGCTAAGGCA from Piliocolobus tephrosceles isolate RC106 chromosome 13, ASM277652v3, whole genome shotgun sequence encodes:
- the CDKN1C gene encoding cyclin-dependent kinase inhibitor 1C isoform X4, whose amino-acid sequence is MERLVARGTFPVLVRTSACRSLFGPVDHEELSRELQARLAELNAEDQNRWDYDFQQDMPLRGPGRLQWTEVDSDSVPAFYRETVQISSPSARDQRLRSRRAMSPRRVPLPAPPLEWARWSRPRARGCGERI
- the CDKN1C gene encoding cyclin-dependent kinase inhibitor 1C isoform X3 encodes the protein MSDASLRSTSTMERLVARGTFPVLVRTSACRSLFGPVDHEELSRELQARLAELNAEDQNRWDYDFQQDMPLRGPGRLQWTEVDSDSVPAFYRETVQISSPSARDQRLRSRRAMSPRRVPLPAPPLEWARWSRPRARGCGERI
- the CDKN1C gene encoding cyclin-dependent kinase inhibitor 1C isoform X1, with amino-acid sequence MSDASLRSTSTMERLVARGTFPVLVRTSACRSLFGPVDHEELSRELQARLAELNAEDQNRWDYDFQQDMPLRGPGRLQWTEVDSDSVPAFYRETVQISSPSARDQRLRSRRAMSPRRVPLPAPPLEWARWSRPRARGCGERKPKEPRGNLPGQRTLEGRWASAGTVHVAATGGGCRRAAFGFVFKF
- the SLC22A18AS gene encoding LOW QUALITY PROTEIN: beckwith-Wiedemann syndrome chromosomal region 1 candidate gene B protein (The sequence of the model RefSeq protein was modified relative to this genomic sequence to represent the inferred CDS: inserted 3 bases in 2 codons), producing MQCAEGAWLFSPDGPAGSGASIWPAEGAEGLPGPLGRDRLEVVXRVPDKVPGQNGSRGPLVCKIAGKCLXCSEENAKAGGCTAFPLLLSRLGARMTGREHAHKGPELTTPPEAPPTPGLAGFGALAQHSPPLGTSTPSPVLLSAAT